The DNA region GCGCAGCAGGGGCGACAGGGCGGCGTCCAGCATGGGCGCGTACCGCAGCGTCCCGTACACGACATGGGTGGCGAGCCCCGCGTCCCGCGCCGGGAGCCGGGCGTCCGCGAGCGCCGCGTCGAGCGCCGGGGCCGCGAAGGTCTCCCCAGCGAGCACGCGCGTCAGGACGCGCACGGCGAGGGCGCGGGCCGGGTTGAAGGTGGGGCGGGGCGGGAGGGTCACCGGGGCAGGATAGGCGAAGGGAGGAGGGGTGGGTGACTCCCCGCTCCTCCCTCCTTGCCCCCGGGGTTACACGCTCGCCCGCCGCACCTCGGGCCGCGCGACCAGCGTCCACACCAGCAGGGCCGCGAGGACGCCGCCGCTCAGGAGGTAGGGGGCGGCGTGTCCGGCGGTCTGGTACAGGCCCGTGCCCAGGAGGGGGCCGGTCATCCGCCCCAGGGCGAGGGCGCTGCTGTTGAGCCCGGCGACCGCGCCCTGCCGCCCCTGCCCGGCGCTGAGGGAGAGGGCCGCACTCAGGCTGGGCCCCAGGATGGCGCTCCCCACCCCGATCACGGCGAGGGCGACGGTGATCGTCCAGAAGGTCGAGGTGAGGGGCAGCAGGAACATCCCCGCGCCCATGATCACCAGGCCGAGGGTGATCAACGGGCCGGGGGCGATCTTCTTGCTCAGCGGCCGGATCGCGCCCCCCTGCACGGCGGCGGCCACGAAGCCGAAGACGGCGAGCATGGCGCCGACGGTGCGTGCGGTCTGCGAGGGGTCGAGGCGCAGGGTGTCCTGCACGTAGAACCCGATGGTCTGCTCCATCCCCACGCTCGCGAGCGTGTACAGCGCACTCACGGCGAGGAAGAGGAGGACGCCGGGGTGGCGCAGCAGCGCGCGGCGGTCGCCCCTCGGGGAGGCGGCCTGCCCCGCCCGGCGCGTCTCGGGCAGGATGAGAAAGGCGGCGAGGGCGGTCACCAGGCCCAGCCCGGCGCTGAAGAAGATGGGCACCGTGAGCCCGAATCCAGAGAGCAGGGCGCCCAGGGCGGGCCCGAACACCACGCCCAGCCCGAAGGCCGCGCCGATGAGTCCCAGGGCGGCGGCGCGGTCCTTCTCGCTGCTCAGATCGGCCATCATCGCCTGGGCGGTGGGGAGGGTGGCGCTGGAGAGAAGGCCGCCGACGAGCCGGGCCGCGACGAGCAGGATGAACAGGGCCGTGCCGCTTAGCACTCCCCGGGTGCCCAGCGTGGCGAACAGGCCGAAGAGGCCGAAACTCAGCGAGAAGCCGACGAGGCCGAGGATCAGGACGGGCTTGCGTCCCACCCGCTCGCTGCGGCTGCCCCAGATCGGCGCGAAGAGAAACTGGGCGAGGCTGTAGATGGTCGAGAACCACCCGACCTGCGTCTCGCTCAGCCCCAGCTGCCGCCCGAGCGGCGCGATGATCGGGAAGAGCACGCTCAGGCCGAGCATGGCGACGAAGATCGTCAGGAACAGAATCAGTTTGGGGTTGCCGCGTGGGGCATGGGAGGCGGCCGTCATGGTGGCAGTCTATCAACCCCCTGACCGCGCGGTAAGGATAGAAGTACCGCCCTCTGCGTCGGGGGAGGAAGCAAAGCCCGGGTCCGTTCCCAGACCCGGACGGCTTGTGACCGGTTACAGAGGGAGCATGAACACTCCCCGGGCGTTCTCGTTCCGGACCATGTCTCACCCCTCGGCGGCCAGACGCTCGACGACAGCGCGCAGGGCGAGGCCGAATTCCGGCTCGAAGCGGGGGGCGAGGAAGGCGAT from Deinococcus aetherius includes:
- a CDS encoding MFS transporter; protein product: MTAASHAPRGNPKLILFLTIFVAMLGLSVLFPIIAPLGRQLGLSETQVGWFSTIYSLAQFLFAPIWGSRSERVGRKPVLILGLVGFSLSFGLFGLFATLGTRGVLSGTALFILLVAARLVGGLLSSATLPTAQAMMADLSSEKDRAAALGLIGAAFGLGVVFGPALGALLSGFGLTVPIFFSAGLGLVTALAAFLILPETRRAGQAASPRGDRRALLRHPGVLLFLAVSALYTLASVGMEQTIGFYVQDTLRLDPSQTARTVGAMLAVFGFVAAAVQGGAIRPLSKKIAPGPLITLGLVIMGAGMFLLPLTSTFWTITVALAVIGVGSAILGPSLSAALSLSAGQGRQGAVAGLNSSALALGRMTGPLLGTGLYQTAGHAAPYLLSGGVLAALLVWTLVARPEVRRASV